The Candidatus Polarisedimenticolia bacterium region GGAACCTCGACGCCCTGCGCGGCAAGGAGCTGCGCATGCGGGTCATCAAGGTGAATCGCAAGCGCGGCAATATCGTCCTGTCCCGCAAGGCGGTCCTCGAGGAGGAGAACCAGGAGAAGAAAAAGAAGACCCTGGCGCTGCTCGAGGAGGGGAAAATCCTCAAGGGCATCGTCAAGAACATCACCGAGTACGGGGCCTTCATCGACCTGGGCGGCATCGACGGCCTCCTGCACAAGACCGACATGTCGTGGGGCCGCGTGAACCATCCTTCCGAGCTCTTCGTGGTGGGCGACGAGGTCGAGGTGGTAGTCCTCAAGTTCGACCCGGAGCGGGAGCGCGTGTCGCTGGGCTACAAGCAGAAGAGCACCGACCCCTGGCAGCGCGTCTCGGAGAAGTACTCCAAGAACTCGCGCGTGCGTGGCAAGGTGGTGAGCCTCACCGACTACGGCGCCTTCGTCGAACTGGAGGAGGGTGTCGAAGGCCTGATCCATGTCTCGGAAATGTCCTGGACGAAGCGGATCAAGCACCCCTCCAAGGTCCTGGCGGTGGGGGACACGGTGGAAGCGGTCGTGCTCGACGTCGACCAGGAGGCACGCCGGCTGTCGTTGGGCCTGCGTCAGACCGAGCCCAATCCCTGGGACGTCATTGCCGACAAGTACCACGTTGGCGACAAGATCACGGGCAAGGTCCGCAACCTCACCGACTTCGGCGCTTTCGTCGAGGTGGAAGAAGGGATCGACGGCCTGGTGCACATCTCCGATCTCTCATGGACCCGGCGCCTGCGGCATCCTTCCGAGATGCTCAAGAAGGGGGACACGGTCGAGGCGGTGATCCTCAAGATCGATTCCGAGAACCAGCGGCTTTCCCTCGGCATCAAGCAGTTGTCGCCGAACATCTGGGACGAGTTCTTCCGCCTGCGCTCGGTGAACGACGTGGTCACCGGCAAGGTGGTCCGGCTGACCGACTTCGGCGCCTTCCTGGAGATCGAGGATGGGATCGAAGGGCTCATCCACGTCTCCGAGCTCTCGGAGGAGCGGGTCGAGCAGCCGAAGGACGTCCTCTCGGTCGGTGACGTGGTCAAGGCGAAAATCATCAAGATGGAGCCCGCCGAGCAGAAGATCGGCCTGTCTCTGAAGGCGGTCGCGCAGGATCTGACCGCCGAAGAGCTGCGCGCGTATCAGGAGCGCTCGGCTCAGGACTCGGGCAGCACACTGGGAGATGCCCTGCGGAACTCCCAATTCCTGGAGGCGGAGAATTCCGACAACGCCGATGGCGACGACAACTGATCGGACGATGAATCGCCGCGAGGAGGGGCCCCAGGCCATGACCAAGGCGGAGCTTGTCGAGGAGGTAGCCCGCGTCGCCGAGCTCACCAAGAAGCACTCCGAGGTGATCGTGAACACCGTCTTCGACTCGATCATCGAGGCCCTGCAGAAGGACGAGAAGATCGAGCTGCGGGGATTCGGAAGCTTCAGGATTCGGCAGCGGCGCTCCCGCCAGGGGAGGAACCCGAAGACAGGCGACAAGGTCGACGTCCCGGCGAAGAAGATTCCGTACTTCAAGCCCGGCAAGGAGCTCAAGGAGCTGATCAACTCCGACTCCCAGCCCGAGCCCTGATCCGCTCCGATGCGCAACCTGTTCACGCCCTGGCGCTACGCCTATCTCGCCGGCGGCGGGCGCAGCCGGCGCTGTGTGTTCTGCAAGGCGCGTGACTCCAGGGACGACCGCTCCGAGCTGGTGGTACACCGCGGCCGCTACAACTTCGTCATCCTGAACCGCTATCCCTACAACAGCGGGCATCTGATGATTGCCCCGAACGAGCACCTGTCGAGCCTGGCGCGGAGCTCGCCGGCCCAGCTGCGCGAGATGATGATGCTGGCGGCGCGCTGCGAGCGCGCGCTCCGGCGCATCTATCGCATGGACGGGCTGAACCTGGGGATGAACCTGGGAGAGAGCGCCGGGGCCGGCATCCTGGGTCATTTCCATCTCCATCTCGTGCCGCGGTGGAAAGGGGACACCAACTTCATGACGGTGGTGGGCTCGACGCGCGTCACTCCCGAGCTGCTGCAGGACACCTTCCAGAAAGTCCGCACGCAGCTCCGCCGGCCGCTGAAGCCCGGCTCGAAGCCGGCTCGGACCCTGCGCCGGAAGGCATCCTAGGCCGATGCGCTACTTCATCCAGACCTGGGGATGCCAGATGAATTTCCACGATTCCGAGAAGCTTGCCGGAATCCTCGAGGAGCAGGGCTGCGTGCCGGCCGGCCGACTGCCCGACGCCGACGTGCTGCTACTGAACACCTGCAGCATCCGGGAGAAGGCGGCGGAGAAGGTCTTCTCGCACCTCGGGGCGCTGCGGCCGCTGCGGGAGCAACGCCCCGATCTCATCATCGGGCTGTGCGGCTGCGTCGCCCAGCAGGAAGGGGAGCGGCTGTTCCGGCGCAGCGATTTGGTCGATTTCATCCTCGGCCCGCGGGCCATCGAGTCTCTTCCTGCCCTCTTGAGGGAAGCGGCGCAGCGCCGGCGCCCCCGGCTCGCCGACCTCGCCGTGCGCGACGACAGCATCCGCTTCGACGGCGCGCGAGCACGTCGCGCTGTGGGGCCTCGCGCTTATCTGACCATCATGGAAGGATGCAACAAGACCTGCACCTACTGCATCGTGCCGACGACCCGCGGCAGGGAAGTCAGCAAGCCGGTGAGCCAGGTCCTGGAAGAGGCGGCCGCGCTGGAGCAGGCCGGCTTCGTGGAGATCGAGCTGCTGGGCCAGAACGTCAATGCCTATCGTGACGGCTCCTTTCACCTGGATGGTCTGCTGCGTCTTCTGCAGCCCCTGGAGGGGATAAAACGTCTGCGCTTCACCACCTCCCACCCGGCCCATCTCAGCACCGCCATCATTCGCGCCATGGCGGAGTGCCCGAGCGTCTGCCACGCGCTGCACCTGCCGTCCCAATCGGGCTCCGACGCGGTCCTCGAGCGGATGCGCCGCGGCTACACCCGCCGGCGCTACCTCGACCGGATCGAGACGCTGCGGCGATGGATTCCGGACCTCGGTCTTTCCACCGACATCATCGTCGGCTATCCGGGGGAATCGCGCGCCGAGTTCGAGGAAAGCCTTTCCCTGCTGCGCGAGGTGGAGTTCGACCAGGTCTACTCTTTTCTCTACTCGCCGCGGCCCGGAACGGACGCCGCCCAGGAGCAGGAGAGCCTGTCGTTCGCGGAGAAGAACGCTCGCCTGGCGGAGCTGCAGGCGATGCAGCAGGAAATCCAGCTGCGGCGCAACCGGCTTCATGTCGGAAGCGAGGCGGACGTGCTCGTGGACGGG contains the following coding sequences:
- a CDS encoding 30S ribosomal protein S1 — translated: MDRAEYEQLLGLYDDSFRNLAEGEVVKGKVLRILPNEVVVDVGYKSEGLIDIEEFTDLSGKIHVEVGDVIDVLLEKTENQEGYVVLSKEKAEKMKIWEEVEQAYNEGKIVRGVVKERIKGGLAVDIGVRAFLPGSLVDMRPVRNLDALRGKELRMRVIKVNRKRGNIVLSRKAVLEEENQEKKKKTLALLEEGKILKGIVKNITEYGAFIDLGGIDGLLHKTDMSWGRVNHPSELFVVGDEVEVVVLKFDPERERVSLGYKQKSTDPWQRVSEKYSKNSRVRGKVVSLTDYGAFVELEEGVEGLIHVSEMSWTKRIKHPSKVLAVGDTVEAVVLDVDQEARRLSLGLRQTEPNPWDVIADKYHVGDKITGKVRNLTDFGAFVEVEEGIDGLVHISDLSWTRRLRHPSEMLKKGDTVEAVILKIDSENQRLSLGIKQLSPNIWDEFFRLRSVNDVVTGKVVRLTDFGAFLEIEDGIEGLIHVSELSEERVEQPKDVLSVGDVVKAKIIKMEPAEQKIGLSLKAVAQDLTAEELRAYQERSAQDSGSTLGDALRNSQFLEAENSDNADGDDN
- a CDS encoding HIT domain-containing protein, which translates into the protein MRNLFTPWRYAYLAGGGRSRRCVFCKARDSRDDRSELVVHRGRYNFVILNRYPYNSGHLMIAPNEHLSSLARSSPAQLREMMMLAARCERALRRIYRMDGLNLGMNLGESAGAGILGHFHLHLVPRWKGDTNFMTVVGSTRVTPELLQDTFQKVRTQLRRPLKPGSKPARTLRRKAS
- the miaB gene encoding tRNA (N6-isopentenyl adenosine(37)-C2)-methylthiotransferase MiaB, which produces MRYFIQTWGCQMNFHDSEKLAGILEEQGCVPAGRLPDADVLLLNTCSIREKAAEKVFSHLGALRPLREQRPDLIIGLCGCVAQQEGERLFRRSDLVDFILGPRAIESLPALLREAAQRRRPRLADLAVRDDSIRFDGARARRAVGPRAYLTIMEGCNKTCTYCIVPTTRGREVSKPVSQVLEEAAALEQAGFVEIELLGQNVNAYRDGSFHLDGLLRLLQPLEGIKRLRFTTSHPAHLSTAIIRAMAECPSVCHALHLPSQSGSDAVLERMRRGYTRRRYLDRIETLRRWIPDLGLSTDIIVGYPGESRAEFEESLSLLREVEFDQVYSFLYSPRPGTDAAQEQESLSFAEKNARLAELQAMQQEIQLRRNRLHVGSEADVLVDGVSRMGGKLKGRTGANRVVNFEGEESWIGSTVQVRITAAGPNSLEARRIRVAGS
- a CDS encoding integration host factor subunit beta; amino-acid sequence: MTKAELVEEVARVAELTKKHSEVIVNTVFDSIIEALQKDEKIELRGFGSFRIRQRRSRQGRNPKTGDKVDVPAKKIPYFKPGKELKELINSDSQPEP